Sequence from the Acropora muricata isolate sample 2 chromosome 10, ASM3666990v1, whole genome shotgun sequence genome:
CACCTCAAATTTACCGTATTACAATGCATGACATTGCAACTGAGGCAATTAATTTGCGAACAGTAACTTGCCAAAATAACGTATTATTTGGAATGCATATTTGCAGGAATCTGGTGTGctccaaaaataaaatgtaaattgatCTTTTGCACTCATTGTAACCACCTGAGTATATTGAAGATTCCCAAAAAAGTATGTAGATCTTATTATAAGCAGTTAATATCATTATAATCTTTTATCCCTGAAATTTTCTCTCTGGATCCAATGTATAATTATGGTTTTAATGATATGATGTTGTTGTGTGctgtctaaattgattaatattccatttaattaagtttggtgtgcaaaattggaagaaagttctgttttttgttaatacgtttttaaaccttgttgtatcacctgattattaaatgtcaagggctttaatttttatcggaaaaaaatttgtatgaaaagattaaggttataaacctgatttataaacagtaatcttaatgtcaaaataagttttcagaaagtgattgtatttgttattggtgtattagtttctgtcacaattctttggcattgatgatattactcttgtctttgtctttttgaaggagagcatGTTGAAGAACTGTTTGAATCAATAACTTGTTTCCTGTAGTTGTGTTCTTGTAGATGTCtatcactgcaatgaaaaatgaatggatagaggctcagttgtagtatatgtggaggtattgtttattattgcttagtgttttttgtatatatACAATTAAGTGTATCCCTTTGGTATCTCTGTTAGTCTCCCCTTAACAGAGGGTGTCCGTTATAAGTTATAAGTTTCCAGGGTCACACAAGATACTTCAGTACTATATATAATGCTTTGAAACTGGGTCAAATGGTATTCCTTGCAAATCATGTTAAGTAAACTTGGTaatatatttttataaaccTTGATAAGTATATGAGCTAAGGGGATTTAAAAGTACAGCAATAGCATCTCTATCgtttaatgaaatgttgtttcctgGAATCAAACAAGAGTGtgttttgcaaaaacaaaatttgccttgtttttgtggaaatgttgacaaaaagaaaacatgcaactttttgcagtggcttggcaatacaggtttccagcaatagaagtgaccATAATGTACCggtcaacccccccccccccctgcaaACTCCGGGGCATTTaagatttttgaaaaattttggtcaAATTCCCCGCTATGTTGCCAGTTTAGACGGCCAAATGCCCCACCCGTTAGAGCTTCAAAGAGGGTCAAATCGTTAATTCAAATGCACATATTCTGTAATAAACAATTGGCTACTGTTTGGATTAAAAATGAACAGAACAGAAAAGCCCTGGTTGTTTTATGGCATACGTTTACTTATGAAAAAAGCTCATCCAATAAATAATATATGTAAACAAAGACGATCCCCAAAAAAGAGAGAAGATTTATAAATATATGAATATTTATCTGCGAGATCACTCGTGGCGTACAGTATTCTGTCAACCCATGCATTCATGAAAGAAACGAATATGAACAGAATCGCTTTAATACCTTTGGAAACAAGTTCTGCAAACATTTCTGCCACTACATATTTCTTGTTCAGTTTGTCTTCAGTCCACACTTTTTAAAGTTCAAGGCAGTTAACTTAAAagttaactgccttgaacacgagttgttggaaggattttcggtccagggatgacagcagtctcttaaaatattctccatcctttcaaatatcgTTGACTTAGAGTGATCTCTTTCgaataggtgaaaaattcattcaccaactgtctTCCATGTTTCCTTGCCGAGATGTCAAGGCTGGTGTGCTTAGCAGCCAGGCCAAgaaaatgttatattcaccgcgtagcgcggtgaaaataacgtcatagtacgaatcgtTTAACCagtcagattgctggaaactctttgttcagttTGAAATTATACTAACTATATCTATAGTTAGTGAAGTTatttatgaaatatttcatatattgaactgcggattttgaaatcaagaaaGCTATGGGtgatcgcagttatgaacgcactTTAAGTAATTGCTTTTAGAAGCctaaaaaagtcaggacttcaacacgAGGTAACGGGTTCAAagcccgttgaagtcctgacttttttagGTTTTTACACGCAATCGCTTAAATTttattcataactgcgatgatcatagcttacttgatataTATGTACTCCCACAGACATTGGTTTGTCCATTTTCACATTCGTTGGCATCTGTGAAAAGATTGATTGTGCTCAattaacaatagcttttttacCAGTTACCATCAGAACAAAGCAAGGACGCAAAGAACAGTCACTTACGATGCATAAAAAGTTTACTTCTAATGAGACCGTGGTTTCCTCTCTGTGGGGAAGTGTCCAATTGCCGTCGTAAGAAAGCAGCTTTAGTGATTATGGGTCATATTTATTGGTcataaaaaaaacatgcatgcaaGTTTTTGGCGTTTTACTGCTAACCATTGAAGCCCTTTGGTATGAAAATGCATCCCTTCGGCGTTAAGACAGCATATTGAAACAAACAGTGCGAGAGAATTTGGCTCCATCAGTATAAAAGGCTGGAGAATTAAAATCTCTAAGCCacgaaaaaaatatatcaaggATAGCGACTGGGTTCGTAAACGATGGAGGAACTCTATTAAAGGACAAAAGATGCCAATTTATGTTGGCAATAGCAGAGTTGGAAATATCGAATACTTCGACATCGAAAACACAGAATCACAGACTCTAGACCTCGAAAATAGGTCTTCGAaacttcaggaaaaaaaaaaaacgctgacCTCGAAAGCACCAAAAGAAAAGTTCCTACAATACCATCCAATAGATTTCGATGTATTAGCAGATAAGTTTTGCCACGCAAGACTTTGCAGAATATTTCCACTGCGGTCAAAAGAAAGGCAGtcttgtagaaaaaaaaaaaaaaaaaaaaaaaaagaaaaaaacgccTTTCCATTCAATTTAAAACCAAGGACCTCAGTTTACCCCaaaaataatttgacgaaaAAGTAAGTAACGGATGCATAAAGGCCCCCTCTCTTGGTTTCTCTGTTACGTACGTGGAGTTGAAGCCGTCTATATTTACTTTTACTTCACAAGCCACACGTGCGTTTATACTTCACTCCGGTCAATTTTTGGCTCTAACGAGTACCTATTTGGTGTTTCATCTACTAATCATTATATGACTCGTTTCAAAAGTACAATCTTTGGACAAATTAATTACCTTTCAAAAACCAAATGCTTGCATAAATTAATTCTTTATGTGTGTGGTGATAAATATAAACCAATTAGTGCTCAAGAAATCTTTCAGTTGTTGTGAATCTTCAACTAGAAGGTGTTCTTACCAGTTCTGGAGCAAGTTTTACCGTCGCCGGAGTAACCAGTCTTACAATTGCAAATGTAAGATCCGTCTGTATTGTGGCAGTCGGCGTTGACGTCACAGATGTTGGGAAACGCCGCGCATTCGTCGACATCTAAATTAAACAAAGAAGCCAACATCTTTACTTGATCACAAGACAATCACAAACCTTATCTGCGTTCATTATCGACTGTTAATTGAATTGAAAAGATGCAGACAATCACATCGGACTAGAAAATGTGAAGGTGTGTCCAGGACTGTGATTAATGATACCACATGTGTGCCAATTTCAATAAGCGCCCCTTCACTTAAACATCACTTCTGACAACTAAATCATCTCAAGGTTCTAGGATATGACCTTTTTATCTTGCAAAGCATTAGTAAAACTATTTGCTCTTTAttctagggagcttaagcaagagaCGCTTTCGAGCAGCAAAAGGTTATAACTGTTACAGAGGTGAGCtgtttttttctatttaacttgtcttcacgcTGTCGCATTCACAATTTTAAGTATTACTAGCaaagacgattactttgaaaatcttggATAGACCACTCTCCTGGCAAGCAAAATCTTTAGTTCCGGTTGCCgtcggtggctcaaaaacgtcgctttgCTAAGCTCTGTCCTTCCCTTGATATTGTATTAGTGCACTCTATTCGTGCAAAGAAGctctttcaagttttcaaggGGGAAAGGGGAAATTGATTTGAATAAAGTTACATTTActcagtaaagaaaaaaaagaaagaaagaaagaagactgGATATGTTGATGCTGTCATCAAAGTGCTAATAACTGGCCGCCTTTATTAATCTTGTTGTCAAAAAGTCAGCTAGATGTTGATCCGATCTCCGCCTGT
This genomic interval carries:
- the LOC136887835 gene encoding signal peptide, CUB and EGF-like domain-containing protein 2, translated to MTMENPMHCFGIWSLLFTNAFPVDDVDECAAFPNICDVNADCHNTDGSYICNCKTGYSGDGKTCSRTVIDIYKNTTTGNKLLIQTVLQHALLQKDKDKSNIINAKEL